The following is a genomic window from Niveispirillum cyanobacteriorum.
TGAATTGCCGCCCCTTCTGGATGTGGAGGACGCGCTGAAACGGGCGGATGGCAATCCCGATCTGCTGCTTCGGCTTTTGGATGGATTCGCGCGGCAGCAGGGGGCGGATTTCCTGCATCTGCGTACGGCGATCCAGGCGCGCGATGCGGACACCGTCCTGCCCATCTTGCACACACTGGCCGGTACTGCGGCCAGCATCGGTGCCGCCGACCTGGGCGATCAAGCCCGCGCGGTGGAAGACATGATGCGCTCCGGCCATGATCACTGGGCCGCTTCTGTTGAGCCCGTGCTGGATCGGCTGTCGGCTATCCTCGCCCGGCTGGCACAGCGGCCCGCCCAAACGCCGGAGTATGAGGCGACAAACACAGCCGCGGTGCCTTCGGTGGAACCGGAGGCACCGCATATCCTGGTGGTGGATGATAACGACATGAACCTGACCCTGGTGACCAGCGTGCTGGCCCGCGCCGGGTACCGCGTCAGCCAGGCACTGTCGGGGCAGCAGGCCATCGATGCGGTTGCGGACACGTCGTTCGATGCTGTCCTGATGGATGTGCAGATGCCGGGCATGGATGGGGCCGCCGCGACACGTCGTATCCGTTCCCTGCCGGGACCGGGCCGGCATGTACGCATCATCGGCATGACGGCAGCGGAACGGTCGCGGGCATGGCCGGCACTGGCGGTGGCAGGCATGGACGGCTTCATCGGCAAGCCCTTTACCGCCACCTCCCTGATCGATCAGGTCCGCGCCGAAATGTCATCGCCCCTGATCCGCGAAGAAGAGGATGAGGAAGAGGGGCAGGGTGTCTGACCTCCTGTCAGCGGGCCAGAGAGGCCAGCGGTACGCGCGTCACCTCGATATCTTCCTTGTTCGTGCTGTAGGCTACGTAGAGATAGCCATTCCAGATCAGGCTTTTGGGATAATGATATCCGGGGCGCTTGAACCGGCCCGCATGCCTTAAAGGCGGCAGATCACCGGCACCACGCAGCAGGAACGAGCGGTCGAACACATGTCCGTCCGCCGACAGAGTCAGGGCCAGCGGAATCCGTGCCTTGTCCTGGCTGACGGCAGTGGCCAGAAAGGCGGCGCCGTCCGGCAGGTTGCCGGCGCTCTGTTTGGCCCGCGCGTCCGGCATGTCAGTAAGAAACGGCAAGGTCCAGCTTTCGCCCCGGTCACAGCTTTCCGATGCCAGCTGCCGGAAGCTTTCGGCCTGATCGCGGAACACCATGATGGCGCAATCCCCTCGCAGGAACAGGCTTGGTTCCAACTCCCGGCTGACCCGTCCTTCATGCGGCAGATTGTCAAACCGCCCACGGACCCAGCCCGTCACGGCCAACGGATCATCCGTGTACCAGGGGGCGACGATCATGCCCGGCCGTTGATGAAAGGCAGTGATGATGCGGCCATCGCGAAGGGCGTGGGGGTCCTGTTCGATGATGCCTTCAACCGGCTTTCCATCCTTGCCCATCACGCGACGTGCCGGTGACCAGTTCTGTCCGTCCTCACTGATCCGGTATTCTGCATAACCGCCATCACCAGACTGAAACCCCGTCGGCCAGACATTGGTGAAGGCGACCAACCGCTGCCCATCGGTCCACCAGCCGCCGTTGGAGCGCATCTCTCCCGGTCTGGTGGCGGGGGGCGACAGGGCGGCTGGTGGTGACCATGTCTTGCCGCCATCATCGCTCACGCTGTGGGCGATCCAGGTGTCCAGCGTATCCTCATCGCGCTGCGATGCCTGCCATTGTGCATGCAACCGTCCCTTGAACGCGATCAGCACGACACCATTATGGAACTTGTCCCGCGCGTCGGGGGCGGGGGAGAAGATCGTAAAGGTTTCCGTTCCCGGCGCCGGCACCAGCCCCAGATCGCCGGGCCGATCATGGTTGAACAGGCCGGTTGCCACGGTATAGGGCGGTCCATCCGCCATAGCCACCGGTGTCATAAGGGTGAGGGTGCTCAACAAGGCAATGCCCGGCAGGAATTTCATGTGTGGTTTCCCTGTGTCTGGGCCCCATCGGTGACGCGGCGGCGCAGGTTGCCCACTGTCTGCGGCGATACGCCGACGCGCCGGGCGATTTCACGGTCAGGCAGGCTGGCCATGGCGGGATCGGACAGGATGCGCATCACTTCTTCGCGCCGTTCCGAGGCGGTGCGGAAATGGGTGGGTGAACCGATCTCCGTTTCCGGCCCATCCGGGTCCCGGCTAGCGCGGTCGATACCGGCCAGATGGCGCAGGTCGGCTAGGATCGCTGCCTCCACCCAGCTGCCGCGCCCGCTATGGGCCCGCCAATATTCGGCCCTGGCCAGGGCATCCTGGATCGTCGCGGCGCGCAGCCCATGTTCGACAAGCCGGCGGATCACGATGGCGCGAGCATAGGCGGGCAGGTCCAGATGACGCGTCGGCTCGATATCCTCGGCGATCACCTGTCCATCCAGGCTCCGGACGGACGCGATTTCGAACCCGCGCTTTTCCCAGTATTCAAGCTCTGCCAGCGCGCCTGTGACACTGATCGGCAGGGAATAGGCCGTTTCCACGGCCCGGCGGATTTCCGGTGGCATGTGGCGGGGCAGGCTGTCGCTGGTCCAGCCGGACAGGCTCCGCGTCCAGCGCTCATTGGGGGCGTCCTGAGCCACCGACCAGCGGGCGACGGCGGCCCGCAGCAGCTTTTCCCGTGAACAGGGGGCCATCACGGCTTCCCGCCCGCCATGCCGGTCCAGTACCGCCTGTGCGTCAGGCACACCAGCCCGCGCCCGCCGGCCCTTGAAATCGGGCCGTGGGGTGGGGGCGGCCGTCGGGGAGGCAGCGGGCGGCGGCGGGGGCGGCGGTGCAGGCGGCGGTGGCGGTGCGATCGGTGCCGTTTCCATCAGCATGGCGGCCAGGTCGGAGAAGCGTTTGCCGTCGCGGGCCAGAAGGCGCCGTGCGCTTTCAATGGCGGCTGCGGCCTCGCCCTCGTTCGAGCTGTCGACCAGGGCCAGCACCTTGCCCAGCTTAACGAGATCCAGCATCCGAAAACCGTCCATATTGGACGGTCAGCATAGCAGCACCCCGCGCCCTGTCCAGTTCGGCCACGCGGCAGCGCACAAATTCTCCCGATCCTTGGTTGCGCGACGGGCCTGACAGTTTCCGGTAAAGAGACGATTCTGCCCTATTAAGGAAGTCCGTGCCCGTCCGGCATCAAGTGCTGACATACATACGCAATCTAAATTCTATCGAAGCGCAATAGGGGCGGTAATGGCTGAAGGGCAGGGGATTGGTGAATGACCCTGACGGCAAACACTGATCCGATCCTGATGATCCCCGTGGCGCCCAAGGATTTGCCGAGGCCGGACAAAATCCGCATCCGGACGCGGTGCAATCATTTGCTGCGCTTACCCGGATGGTGGTAGCAATAAGGCGGGCCGGGTTGCCAGCCGCGTGGGGCGGCGGGACCGGGTAACGGCCCGACATAAGGAATGGTGCGGCATCTTGCACGAAATGGGTAACATTCCGGGTCTGCCAGAGGCGGAGTATACCGCCCTTTACGACCGAATCGCACAGTCGCCGCAAGGACTTGCCTTTTTGCGCGAGCATGCGCGCCGGGCGGGCGACGCTGGCCAGTCAAAGGTCGACGCGGCCTTGCAGGACCTGCGCTATCTGTTCGAAAGCCAGGCCAGCCTGATGCAGACCTCTGGCCGGGCCGAGGTGCTGCGTAATGAGCTGCTGGAAATGGCGGCCTCCATCGAACATGCGCGACGCGAGATTGCGGCACTGCGCCCGAAGGACCAGTCCAACAACCGTCTGGACATCGCCACCAACGAACTGGACGCCATCGTTTCCACGACGGAGCGGGCCTCTATCGAGATTCTGCAATCTGCCGAACGGTTGATGGAGGTCGCGGGCCGGCTGAAGCGTCTGGGTGCTGATGCCGATCTGGTCAGCGATATCGAGAACGAAGTCACCAATATCTTCACGGCCTGTTCCTTCCAGGACCTGACGGGGCAGCGCACCAGCAAGGTGGTCAACGCCCTGCGCTATGTGGAGCAGCGTATCAACGCCATGATCTCCATCTGGAGCATCGAAGGCGTGAAGGCGCCGGCGCCCGCCGGCCCCGTCGATACGCGTCCCGACGCGCATCTGTTGGGCGGTCCCCGTGATGATGGTGTGAACCAGAATGATGTGGATGCGTTGATGTCGGGGGCCACACCGGCACCGCGTCCGGCATCGCCGCCCCCGCCGCCGCCGAAGCCGGCGTCCCCTGCCGCCGCCTCTGCGGCGGATGAGGAGCCGCCGAACCCGCTTGATCAATCCGAAATCGACAATCTGTTCGACTGATTTAACGGAGACTTCTGATGGACTACACCGTCCACACCGCCGCTGATGGGTTGCGCGTCACCCTGTCGGGCCGTATGACGCTGATCGACCATGAAAAGTTCCGCAACGTGGTCGATGCGATCGAAAAGGCGGAAGGTACCGTCTGCATTTTCGATCTGACGAAGCTGGAATTCGTCGACAGTTCCGGCCTGGGCATGTTCCTCATCGCCCGCGACGTCGCCTTGCCGAAGAAAATGGAGATCGAGCTGTTCGGCGCACAGGAATCGGTTAAGCGCATCCTGCAGATCGCCAAGTTCCAGACACTGTTCCGCGTCACCCCCTGACCCTGGCGCACCGATGGTGACTGCCGCCGATCCCTCTGCCGCGCACCCCCACCCGCCATCCATTGGCGGGGAGGTGGCGTCAGCGTTGCTGTGGCGGCTGGCAACCGGTCACGGGCTTCGTGTTGTCGATTGGGCCGTCGAAGCGGCCGAGATGGGGGAACTGACGGCGGCCCCCGATATCCTGGTGGCCTTGCGGGGATGTGTCCGTGACATCGCTGCCACCCTGTCGCTGGGCGGATCGGCCTATGTTGAACTGGGTGATGACACAGACCTGCCGCCGGGACTGCTGACGCTGTTGTCGGGGCCGCCCTGTCTGCATGTGTCCTTGTCGACGGCGACCTGTTTCAGCTTGGATCTGGCACCGCATCTTTGCGCCACCATGGTGGCGCGGGGTTGGTTGTCTGCCGACCGCCGGGCCGATGCCGAAATCTGCGTGCATGAGGCGGTCAGCAACGCCATCGTCCATGGCAATCTGGATGTCCATCAAGGGCCATCCGCCGATGCCGGCGCCTTTGATGGTTTCTTCCGTGCGGTCCAGACCCGTTTGACCGACCGTGCCCACGCCGCCCGCCGCGTGACGGTGGAGGCGGTGGCCGAACCGGACATGCTGTGCATCACCATCCGGGATGAGGGGCGGGGCCACCCCGGCCATGTCCTGACGGCGGTGGAACGGCTGGAGGCCAAGTCGGGCCGGGGTATCCGCATCATGGGTGAACTGGCCGACCGCGTCGCCTTCACTGAGGGCGGGCGTGCCGCCAATCTGTATTTCCGCCGATGATGGAGGTACCGCCCCTACCGGCCCTGGGCCCCAACCGGATCAGCTTTGCCGATTGCCGCGTTCTCATTGTCGATGACAGCCGTTTCAACCGCGAAATCCTGTCGCGTTTCATGCAATGGGTCGGCATCGGTCGCATTGATTTCGCCGGCAATGGAGAGGAAGGGTTGGCCCATCTGCGGACCACCAGCTACGATCTGATCCTGTTGGATACCGACATGCCGGTGATGGATGGGTTGAGCCTTTGCCGCCATATCCGTGCGGAACCGACTTGGGCCGACCTTCCCGTGCTGATGCAGACATCGGCGGCCAGCGACCCAGCAGGCGTCAAATGTTTCGAGGCCGGGGCCAGCGACATCATCACCAAGCCCATAAATCCGGGCGAATGCATGGCCCGTGTCCGTCTGCATCTGGAAAAGCAGTTCTTTTTCCGCAATCTGACGGATTTCCACCGTCGCCTGCAGAACGATCTGAAACTGGCGCGGTCGATGCAGAAATCCCTGATCCCGGACGCCCGTACCATTGCGGGCGCCAGCCAGCGTCACAAGCTGTCCATTGAGGGGCATTTTGAGCCGTCGGATGAGCTGGGGGGGGACTTCTGGACCATTTTCGACTTAGGCGACGATCAGTTGGGCGTGCTGGCGGCGGATTTTTCCGGCCACGGAATTTCGGCGGCCATCAACACTTTCCGATTCCATACCCTGATTGAACGGATACCGCCGCAGGGGTTCGAACCGGTGGAATGGCTGACCATGCTGAACCGGCCCTTGAAGGACCTGTTGCCCGTGGGACAGTTCGCCACCTGCTTCTACGGCATCATCGACAGCCGCCTGGGCACACTGTCCTATGCGGCCGCCGGGGCGCCCAGCCCCATGCTGTTTCATAACGGTCAGGTAACGATGCTGGATGCTAGCGGCCTGATGCTGGGTGTTTCCAACAATCCGTCGCTGACCGCCGATACGGTACCGTTTCCGCGCGGGGCCTCCATCCTGATCTATTCCGACGCGATGACGGAGGCCGATGACAAGGGCGGCCACCTGATCGGGGAGGATGGGTTGCTGCGCCTTGTCCGGCAATGTTTCCCAGGGGGCGAGAACAGGCTTGCGCGATTGCTCGCCGCCTTCGACACTATGGCTGCACGGCCCCTGGCCGACGATCTGACCGCCATTTGCATCAGCAGGGTATGACCATGCCGGCGATGTCCCTCTTCAATTGGTTCAAGGGTCTGTTCAAGCCCAACCGCCGCCGTTACGACCGGCATGCGGTGCAGTTCCCCGTCCGCATCCAGGCGGGCGGAGAGGGGCATGAATGCAACATGCGCGATGTGTCACCCAGCGGGGCCATGCTGGTCGACGCCCCCGACCTGACCATCGGCACCTTGTTGCAGTTGGAAATCCCGCAGATCGCGCTGACCGCCAATGCCCGTGTCGTGCGGCGTACCGAATTGGGAATCGGGATTGAATTCTCCAAGGAAGGCATTGGCGCCATTGTCGCCGGCTGGGCAAAGGGACAGAGCCCGGTAACACCGTAACCGCACGGGAATGCCAGGGTCCTGGACGCCGCCCTTGCGTCGGCGTGATGCACGGGCCATGTGCTATGGTCTTTCGCGTGCCACCCACGGAACCCGACCTTGGCCAAACCGATCATTGTGCCCGCCGTCAAGCGTACGACCCCCACCGGCGCCTTGCTGCGCCGTCTCTCCGGGGCCTATCTGGGGCCATACAAGCCGAAGCTTTTGGCGGCCCTGCTGCTGATGGCGCTGGAGGCGGCGGGGACCGGGGCGGTGGCCTGGGGTTTCCAACCGCTGCTGGATCGCGCGTTCCAGCCGGACAATCACGGTTTCCTGCTGCCCTTCGCGGCCCTGATCATGGCGGCGTTTTTCGTGCGTGGCACGGCGGCCTATGGCCATTCGGTGCTGGTCAACCATGTGGGGCAGCGCATCGTGGCGCGCATCCAGGCCCAGGTCTATGGCCACCTGATCCGTTCCGACCTTGCCTATCTCCATGGCCGTGCCTCCGGACAGTGGATTTCGCATCTGGTCAATGATGTGAA
Proteins encoded in this region:
- a CDS encoding ATP-binding protein, producing MVTAADPSAAHPHPPSIGGEVASALLWRLATGHGLRVVDWAVEAAEMGELTAAPDILVALRGCVRDIAATLSLGGSAYVELGDDTDLPPGLLTLLSGPPCLHVSLSTATCFSLDLAPHLCATMVARGWLSADRRADAEICVHEAVSNAIVHGNLDVHQGPSADAGAFDGFFRAVQTRLTDRAHAARRVTVEAVAEPDMLCITIRDEGRGHPGHVLTAVERLEAKSGRGIRIMGELADRVAFTEGGRAANLYFRR
- a CDS encoding DUF2786 domain-containing protein; protein product: MLDLVKLGKVLALVDSSNEGEAAAAIESARRLLARDGKRFSDLAAMLMETAPIAPPPPPAPPPPPPPAASPTAAPTPRPDFKGRRARAGVPDAQAVLDRHGGREAVMAPCSREKLLRAAVARWSVAQDAPNERWTRSLSGWTSDSLPRHMPPEIRRAVETAYSLPISVTGALAELEYWEKRGFEIASVRSLDGQVIAEDIEPTRHLDLPAYARAIVIRRLVEHGLRAATIQDALARAEYWRAHSGRGSWVEAAILADLRHLAGIDRASRDPDGPETEIGSPTHFRTASERREEVMRILSDPAMASLPDREIARRVGVSPQTVGNLRRRVTDGAQTQGNHT
- a CDS encoding STAS domain-containing protein; protein product: MDYTVHTAADGLRVTLSGRMTLIDHEKFRNVVDAIEKAEGTVCIFDLTKLEFVDSSGLGMFLIARDVALPKKMEIELFGAQESVKRILQIAKFQTLFRVTP
- a CDS encoding sialidase family protein, coding for MKFLPGIALLSTLTLMTPVAMADGPPYTVATGLFNHDRPGDLGLVPAPGTETFTIFSPAPDARDKFHNGVVLIAFKGRLHAQWQASQRDEDTLDTWIAHSVSDDGGKTWSPPAALSPPATRPGEMRSNGGWWTDGQRLVAFTNVWPTGFQSGDGGYAEYRISEDGQNWSPARRVMGKDGKPVEGIIEQDPHALRDGRIITAFHQRPGMIVAPWYTDDPLAVTGWVRGRFDNLPHEGRVSRELEPSLFLRGDCAIMVFRDQAESFRQLASESCDRGESWTLPFLTDMPDARAKQSAGNLPDGAAFLATAVSQDKARIPLALTLSADGHVFDRSFLLRGAGDLPPLRHAGRFKRPGYHYPKSLIWNGYLYVAYSTNKEDIEVTRVPLASLAR
- a CDS encoding PP2C family protein-serine/threonine phosphatase, which gives rise to MMEVPPLPALGPNRISFADCRVLIVDDSRFNREILSRFMQWVGIGRIDFAGNGEEGLAHLRTTSYDLILLDTDMPVMDGLSLCRHIRAEPTWADLPVLMQTSAASDPAGVKCFEAGASDIITKPINPGECMARVRLHLEKQFFFRNLTDFHRRLQNDLKLARSMQKSLIPDARTIAGASQRHKLSIEGHFEPSDELGGDFWTIFDLGDDQLGVLAADFSGHGISAAINTFRFHTLIERIPPQGFEPVEWLTMLNRPLKDLLPVGQFATCFYGIIDSRLGTLSYAAAGAPSPMLFHNGQVTMLDASGLMLGVSNNPSLTADTVPFPRGASILIYSDAMTEADDKGGHLIGEDGLLRLVRQCFPGGENRLARLLAAFDTMAARPLADDLTAICISRV
- a CDS encoding PilZ domain-containing protein; its protein translation is MPAMSLFNWFKGLFKPNRRRYDRHAVQFPVRIQAGGEGHECNMRDVSPSGAMLVDAPDLTIGTLLQLEIPQIALTANARVVRRTELGIGIEFSKEGIGAIVAGWAKGQSPVTP